aaaacaaatatggGGTAAATTATTTATACGAATTGAAATaatcaactatatatatatatatatttgggttCAACAACAATTTGTAATCCTTTGGAAATATgtaataaaattgaaaacttaCCTGACAATGAAAAAGGTCTTATctaatttttagttaaaaatttaatgtgagaattaagaataataaaaatgaaattaaaatcaattatttataCGAATTGGAAGAATTTCGGGTCCGGATGGTATCATGCCGGACAACTATGAAACAACTGCAGTGCGATTAtaatagaaacaaaaatatatagatacaaATGTATCTGTAGaggtttttgttaatattaacGGTAGGGCGGTGCGGTGTGATCGGTCGACATTCGGAACTTTAATATGTTTAgacacaacatatatatatatatatatagtacagtGGATTTTTTAGATCAAGATGTATACTAGTAGTAAGTTTTATCACTTGAAAACTAGTTTCTGCATGCGTTATACACGTTCTCGGTCATATTGTTAAATTTCAGGCGCAATAAATCCAATTTAATTACTAGAACATggaaagattttttttgaaagtaaattttAGAATTTGGAAAGTtaataactattcttttgattgtgtacgaggaaatatatatataccgtATTATTAACAAATTTAGTTATGATTCTGGGTATATAtaaatactccatccgtttcaaaaagatagatgttttctataaaaaaattgtaaatttcaaaaaaaaaaaaattatatttaatttttattggttagaaaatattgaaaattccaaaaaacgatacattaattaattataatgatttaatgtgttttcttaaaatatgtgaaaatgctaaaaaatctatctttttgaATGGAGGGAAATACTATTTAGCATTTATTGAGTGAGTGAAATCATTCATTCCCTGATTCATTGGTAATTCTATATGATCTGGCAGATCTGCTATTGTACAAACTATTTATCGTTAAAATTCATTCTGTTATTTAATTCATTGTATTTCCAGCCTGCAGAATTTATCTCATTCCACAAAACCTTTTATTAGTTTCAGCGAATCCCTAGTTCCATAATATTACAATTCGTCCATGACAATTGACAACGATAATTATCTAGGACAGAAAACGATAGAATAGTTAGCATTGGCGCAAGTAAAAGTACTCGAAGCGTCGTCGTATGCATAGCTATACGCCTTAGGGCAAGCTCCTTTAAAAATTCTCGAGTAATTCGTCGGTGGACAAGTCGCCGATGTACTGAACGCACCGGTGCAACAATACTCCGGTTTTCCAAAAGCCTCGCACGCGCTCTTACACGCCACAACATTTGCCCCATTCATAACACGGAGCTCGTTCGGACAGCGCCCGTTCAGGTCCGCAACGCATCCAATGTTTTGGCAATCGCCTGAGCCGCCTCGGGTTGTGACTCCCATCTGGACGTTGTAACCGTCGACGAGGCTTACGTCGTAGAAGTCCTTCGCGCCGCCGTTCCCGATGGTGAACTCGGCGAGCGTGACCGGTGGAACTCCTCCTGCGCCGGCGCATTTTAATTTGTTGCCGCAGTCGCCGGTGAGACATCTTCCGGCGCCTGAGCCGTCGAAGTTACAGCCCGTTCGGCCCCAGATTCGTCCGGACCATCCCGCAGGCGCGGTTACGGCGACGGAAGCTCCGGGGTTTAAGGTAAACCCGCCATCGTTGAGTTGTGCGCCGCCGTTACCGGTGAGGATTCCCGGCCAGACTGGGAAACTGCAGCTATTCTGGATGGTGAAAACGGTACCGGAGACGACGGACACTGCACCTTTATAAGATTAAACAATCGAAAATAGTTAATCAATGTACCCTTTTATCTGCAtgtaaccaaaagaaaaatgattCTGAAAGCAGAGCAAAATGTATATGTGTTACCTGTAGCTATGATGAAGGATAAGAAGAGAAGGTGTAAACCGGAGAAATTCGCCATTTCTAATCTCACAATTTCTCAAGTATCGATCCAATGTGTAGTGATGAATGGATGTTAATGGCACTGATCCCtctatttatagttttttttcaattatggTACCGACggaattttataatttattttagaaaaatttaattaaGACTGCGATGGGTGCAATGTCTATTCGCAGGAGTCTATCACCTTTACATGCTGAATGTGAAGCGTTGATATGGGCGatggagtgcatgaagaccctaCAAATCTCAGAGGTGGTGTTTGCAACAgactgttctcaattggtgaagatggtgtgtACACCGACAGAATGGCCGGCGTTCACTACACACATGGAGGAGTTTCTGCGATGTAAGGAATTCTTTCTCAACTTTACTATCCAGCATATACCAAGGGCGCAAAATACTCTGGCGGACAAGCTGGCACGAGGTGCTAGAACTTCGCCATCtgctatggtttatgttgaCTCAGTTCCTCCGAGGTGGCTCTCGGATCAGGAATCTTCTTAGTTTTTTAGCCTTttatcgtaaaaaaaaaaaaaaaagactggcACGTGAAAATTAATGtcttttcataaattttaagaGATCGTTGAACATTTTAAGATTAAGAGAATCTGGCTTGACTGAAATTGATGTTGAAACAAATCATCTTTCGTATAAGTCTTGGgtcaaatatttctttttttagtaaaagagaaatattttaATGGACATAAACTttagtcatatattatattaactaaaatgacataataattaatgaaaacacTAGAATTTTTTTAAGGTAATTATGAaaacaacattatatatatttttcaacacaataattaatattggtcaaacaataaataaaattaagtcACACATTTTTTAATACTCCATCTATATATGAAAAATTGATGTTTAGTCTTTTCACACTTACTATctcttttattaaaacaaaacattcTAATGGACCCAACCTTTAGTCATATGCTATATTACATAAAATGTCataccaattaaaaaaaaaatgtcatacTAATTAATGAAAACACTAGAATTTCATTAaggtaattataaaaaaaattatactccattttacacaaattaaaaagcttaaactaatttttatttattaattttggttttatcataaagtttcaccatgcatatttttaaatttaatttttttagtttttggacaAATACATTAATctttcaaaaacaaatacaaaaacaaaaacttcaaTCTTCAAATACGGAGGGAGTAACTTttaactaatattttcaaattatttataaaatcaaataattgactaaataaatcaaataatttatttaaaaattgaaaatagcTCATTTTGCAGGTTTATATACTAAAAGTTAATTTCATGTAATAAAATGAATTcaattaacatattattttatttctattttcataaatacaaaattaccttcatttaaacttaaataagtattcatattaaataaaatgttagagtCAATAAATAGACATTAAATAAgctttataattaaaactttatcaaaaatatatatatatcacaaaatcaaataaatgtcagaattttttattaaatttcataacagaaagtgttggaataaattaaaaattagttcttattttatatttttcctgtttaatatacatacaaataatataaatatatacatttccaaataaattaaaataaaatttaatatgttttaatttcataaattatattttgttacaaaaatattctCACTCTTTAAAAAGCACATGTTAGAATCTAGTACGGGTTAAAACTAGTTAAATTTTCTATGTgtacataatataaaaattcattccgaatcaaaatagttttatgaaaCATTATAGATAATATAACTTCTATGAAATAAGTACATATGTAACGTAAATTAGAACCAAAAATCAAACCACACAAGCATGAGATTATAGCAAAAACTCTATAAGTTTATgatgttttatttcttttggtaAATATCATACTCTTTTCGTTTTAATAAGATGTATGTTTTAGTTTTCACTTTCATAgaaaat
The nucleotide sequence above comes from Brassica napus cultivar Da-Ae chromosome A9, Da-Ae, whole genome shotgun sequence. Encoded proteins:
- the LOC106369087 gene encoding pathogenesis-related protein 5 isoform X2, with protein sequence MANFSGLHLLFLSFIIATVSVVSGTVFTIQNSCSFPVWPGILTGNGGAQLNDGGFTLNPGASVAVTAPAGWSGRIWGRTGCNFDGSGAGRCLTGDCGNKLKCAGAGGVPPVTLAEFTIGNGGAKDFYDVSLVDGYNVQMGVTTRGGSGDCQNIGCVADLNGRCPNELRVMNGANVVACKSACEAFGKPEYCCTGAFSTSATCPPTNYSRIFKGACPKAYSYAYDDASSTFTCANANYSIVFCPR
- the LOC106369087 gene encoding pathogenesis-related protein 5 isoform X1; the protein is MANFSGLHLLFLSFIIATGAVSVVSGTVFTIQNSCSFPVWPGILTGNGGAQLNDGGFTLNPGASVAVTAPAGWSGRIWGRTGCNFDGSGAGRCLTGDCGNKLKCAGAGGVPPVTLAEFTIGNGGAKDFYDVSLVDGYNVQMGVTTRGGSGDCQNIGCVADLNGRCPNELRVMNGANVVACKSACEAFGKPEYCCTGAFSTSATCPPTNYSRIFKGACPKAYSYAYDDASSTFTCANANYSIVFCPR